In the genome of Raphanus sativus cultivar WK10039 chromosome 4, ASM80110v3, whole genome shotgun sequence, one region contains:
- the LOC108853918 gene encoding probable helicase MAGATAMA 3 isoform X2 — MASEGKLLFDLNELPTEDDDDGGGGVNQPQKAIPSANPNTSGLLATPSPQDKANSSRVFLPASTASGFQPFVRPVASQHTDVVVERKTYEANVAASSVDAGAPEREEGELTESEVPASENVHGMAMPETGDSSDDSKATEKGCGTVGLDVTSDSGLQKRNVNLTSEGSASVDGPQEQGLTVKQRELKGVEASHAVKCANTTVKRKWDQQKETMLGKKRNRQTVFLNLEDVKQAGPIKTTTPRRQNFPQPVVTRTVRESRAGPPHAEQGTLEQRSESNGESQPGLVGKTRRLNGDAGPSSEGTTTSVSRQGSWKQPINSRQLKPGQSSSRQVSLGSQSSVDSKFGNKKLSTFKKPVTNSNQYQDTSVERLIREVTNEKFWHHPEDTELQCVPERFESMDEYVRVFEPLLFEECRAQLYSSWEESCEANSYMKVRIKFVERRERGWYDVILNSLNECKWPFKEGDVAVLSTPVPESGEHEDGGRVAGTVRRYIPVDTRDPHGAILHFYVGDSYDSGSNDDNHILRKLKPKEIWHLTVLGSLATTQREYVALHAFGQLNPQMQNAILRPSPEQFPNYGEQTPTVPDCFTPSFVGHLHRSFNTPQLAAIHWAAMHTAAGTSSGAKRQDPWPFTLVQGPPGTGKTHTVWGMLNVIHLVQYQQYYTSLLKKLAPESYKQANESSSDNIVSGSIDEVLQNMDQNLFRTLPKLCAKPRMLVCAPSNAATDELLSRVLDRGFIDGEMRVYRPDVARVGVDTQTRAAQAVSVERRSDQLLAKSRDEILGHMHNLRLREAQLSQEIAGLKRELTAAAFTNRSQGSVGVDPDVLMVRDQTRDALLQRLSAVVEARDKDLVEMSRLLIVEGKFRAGNSFSLEEARASLEASFANEAEIVFTTVSSSGRKLFSRLTHGFDMVVIDEAAQASEVGVLPPLALGAARCVLVGDPQQLPATVISKAAGTLMYSRSLFERFQLAGCPTLLLTLQYRMHPQIRDFPSRYFYQGRLTDSESVTTAPDEIYYKDSVLKPYLFFNISHGRESHRGGSVSYENIDEARFCVGLYMHLQRTLKSLGGGKVSVGVITPYKLQLKCLKMEFGNALGPDEVKEIYINTVDAFQGQERDVIIMSCVRASGHGVGFVADIRRMNVALTRARRALWVMGNASALMKSEDWAALITDARERNCFMEMESLPKDFPVPSFIPKAPNARGFRPGGSRIRPIDMQHSETRSGTPSEDDEKLSTRTTTFPRNGNFRRENSVVDDSDQSWQHGMIQRRQNFGRPFGRRD; from the exons ATGGCTTCAGAAGGAAAATTGTTATTTGATCTTAATGAACTTCCTacagaagatgatgatgatggtggtggtggtgtgaATCAGCCTCAGAAGGCTATCCCATCTGCAAACCCCAATACTTCTGGCTTGCTGGCAACACCCTCCCCCCAAGATAAAGCTAACAGCAGCCGAGTGTTCTTGCCTGCATCAACGGCGTCTGGCTTTCAGCCTTTTGTCCGACCCGTGGCTTCTCAACATACAGATGTAGTGGTTGAACGGAAGACATACGAAGCAAATGTTGCAGCATCATCAGTTGATGCTGGAGCACCTGAGAGAGAAGAAggggaattgacggagtctgaGGTTCCCGCCAGTGAGAATGTACATGGTATGGCGATGCCGGAAACTGGTGACTCTTCTGATGATTCTAAAGCTACAGAGAAAGGTTGTGGCACAGTAGGATTAGATGTTACCTCAGACTCTGGTCTTCAGAAGAGGAACGTCAACCTGACTTCAGAAGGTAGTGCATCTGTAGATGGTCCGCAAGAGCAGGGTTTAACTGTGAAGCAGAGAGAGTTGAAAGGAGTTGAAGCAAGTCATGCAGTCAAGTGCGCAAATACCACTGTCAAAAGAAAGTGGGATCAACAGAAAGAGACCATGTTGGGAAAGAAACGCAACAGGCAGACTGTGTTTCTCAACCTGGAAGATGTCAAGCAAGCTGGCCCTATTAAAACCACAACACCTAGAAGACAGAATTTCCCACAGCCTGTTGTCACACGCACAGTTAGAGAATCTCGCGCAGGTCCTCCACATGCTGAGCAAGGAACGTTGGAACAGAGGTCAGAATCTAATGGGGAATCACAACCCGGATTGGTTGGTAAAACTAGGCGGTTGAACGGGGATGCAGGCCCTTCTTCGGAGGGGACAACGACATCTGTGTCAAGGCAGGGTTCATGGAAGCAACCAATAAATTCACGGCAGTTGAAGCCTGGTCAGTCGTCAAGTAGACAAGTCTCCTTGGGCAGTCAAAGTTCTGTAGACTCAAAGTTCGGAAACAAGAAGCTTTCTACGTTCAAGAAGCCAGTCACAAATAGTAATCAATACCAAGATACATCTGTGGAGCGTCTTATACGAGAGGTGACCAACGAAAAGTTCTGGCATCATCCAG AGGATACTGAGCTCCAGTGTGTTCCTGAGCGGTTTGAATCCATGGATGAGTATGTTAGAGTGTTTGAACCTTTACTTTTTGAGGAGTGCCGGGCACAACTTTACAGTTCATGGGAAGAATCATGCGAGGCTAATTCATACATGAAGGTCAGAATAAAGTTCGTGGAACGAAGAGAGCGAG GTTGGTATGATGTGATACTTAATTCACTAAATGAATGTAAATGGCCTTTCAAAGAGGGTGACGTTGCTGTTCTGTCAACTCCTGTGCCTGAATCAG GGGAGCATGAGGATGGTGGACGTGTAGCTGGTACAGTTAGGAGATATATACCTGTTGATACTCGAGATCCCCATGGAGCAATTCTCCATTTCTATGTTGGAGACTCTTATGACTCTGGAAG CAATGATGATAATCATATTTTACGGAAGCTTAAACCTAAGGAGATCTGGCATCTGACAGTACTTGGTTCGCTTGCAACCACACAGAGGGAATATGTTGCTTTGCATGCATTTGGTCAGCTTAACCCACAG atgcaaaatGCAATTCTCAGACCCAGCCCAGAGCAGTTTCCTAATTACGGTGAGCAAACTCCTACAGTACCCGATTGTTTTACTCCGAGCTTTGTTGGGCATTTGCATAGAAGCTTTAATACTCCACAGTTGGCTGCAATCCATTGGGCGGCAATGCACACTGCAGCTGGTACCAGCAGTGGGGCTAAGAGGCAAGATCCATGGCCATTTACTCTTGTCCAAGGCCCTCCCGGAACAGGCAAGACACACACAGTGTGGGGAATGTTGAATGTCATCCATTTGGTTCAGTATCAGCAGTATTACACTTCGTTGCTGAAGAAATTAGCTCCTGAAAGTTACAAACAAGCTAATGAGAGCAGTTCAGATAATATTGTGTCAGGGTCTATTGACGAAGTCCTACAAAACATGGATCAGAACCTATTCCGTACTCTGCCAAAACTGTGCGCGAAACCAAGGATGCTCGTGTGTGCTCCTTCAAATGCTGCGACCGATGAACTTCTCTCACGTGTCCTTGATCGGGGTTTTATTGATGGGGAAATGAGGGTTTATCGACCTGATGTTGCTCGAGTAGGTGTTGATACTCAAACTAGAGCTGCTCAAGCAGTCTCTGTGGAGCGAAGAAGTGATCAGCTATTAGCTAAGTCCCGTGATGAAATTCTAGGACACATGCACAACCTCAGGTTACGAGAAGCTCAGCTCTCTCAAGAAATTGCTGGACTTAAAAGGGAACTTACTGCTGCAGCCTTTACTAATCGTTCGCAGGGATCCGTTGGTGTTGACCCTGATGTTCTTATGGTTAGAGACCAGACCAGAGATGCATTGTTACAGCGCCTTTCTGCTGTGGTGGAAGCCAGAGATAAAGATCTTGTTGAAATGTCTCGCCTTCTAATTGTTGAAGGGAAGTTTCGCGCAGGTAACAGTTTTAGCCTTGAAGAAGCTCGCGCAAGTCTTGAGGCTAGTTTCGCGAACGAGGCTGAAATTGTTTTTACAACCGTATCAAGCAGTGGTCGTAAACTGTTTTCTCGTCTTACACATGGCTTCGATATGGTGGTCATCGACGAAGCTGCCCAAGCTAGTGAAGTTGGAGTTCTTCCTCCACTTGCTCTTGGTGCTGCAAGATGTGTGCTTGTCGGTGATCCTCAGCAGCTTCCTGCTACAGTTATCAGCAAAGCTGCAGGAACCCTGATGTACAGCAGAAGTCTCTTTGAAAGGTTTCAGTTAGCAGGCTGTCCAACTTTGTTGTTAACTCTTCAGTATAGGATGCATCCTCAAATACGTGATTTCCCTTCACGATATTTCTACCAAGGACGCCTCACTGACAGCGAAAGTGTTACCACTGCTCCTGATGAGATTTACTACAAAGATTCTGTCCTCAAGCCTTATCTTTTCTTTAATATCAGCCATGGACGGGAGTCTCATAGAGGTGGCTCAGTGTCTTACGAGAACATTGATGAAGCTCGCTTTTGTGTTGGACTTTACATGCATCTTCAGAGAACTCTCAAGTCATTGGGTGGGGGTAAAGTCTCTGTTGGGGTGATAACTCCATATAAACTGCAGCTAAAATGCCTGAAAATGGAATTTGGAAATGCTTTGGGACCAGATGAAGTGAAAGAGATTTATATCAACACTGTAGACGCGTTTCAAGGTCAAGAACGTGATGTTATAATCATGTCATGTGTGCGTGCTTCCGGTCACGGGGTTGGGTTTGTTGCTGATATTAGGCGGATGAATGTTGCTCTCACACGTGCCAGAAGAGCTCTATGG GTGATGGGAAACGCATCTGCTCTGATGAAGTCTGAGGATTGGGCAGCACTGATCACCGACGCCAGAGAAAGGAACTGTTTTATGGAGATGGAATCTCTTCCCAAGGATTTCCCGGTACCTAGCTTCATCCCTAAAGCGCCTAATGCTAGAGGTTTTAGGCCAGGTGGGTCAAGGATCAGACCCATCGATATGCAGCACAGTGAGACAAGGTCAGGGACACCATCGGAAGACGACGAGAAGCTTAGCACGAGGACAACGACGTTTCCAAGAAATGGTAATTTTCGAAGGGAGAACTCAGTAGTTGATGATTCTGATCAGTCTTGgcaacatgggatgatccagaGGAGGCAAAATTTTGGACGGCCTTTTGGGAGAAGAGACTAA
- the LOC108853918 gene encoding probable helicase MAGATAMA 3 isoform X1, translating to MASEGKLLFDLNELPTEDDDDGGGGVNQPQKAIPSANPNTSGLLATPSPQDKANSSRVFLPASTASGFQPFVRPVASQHTDVVVERKTYEANVAASSVDAGAPEREEGELTESEVPASENVHGMAMPETGDSSDDSKATEKGCGTVGLDVTSDSGLQKRNVNLTSEGSASVDGPQEQGLTVKQRELKGVEASHAVKCANTTVKRKWDQQKETMLGKKRNRQTVFLNLEDVKQAGPIKTTTPRRQNFPQPVVTRTVRESRAGPPHAEQGTLEQRSESNGESQPGLVGKTRRLNGDAGPSSEGTTTSVSRQGSWKQPINSRQLKPGQSSSRQVSLGSQSSVDSKFGNKKLSTFKKPVTNSNQYQDTSVERLIREVTNEKFWHHPEDTELQCVPERFESMDEYVRVFEPLLFEECRAQLYSSWEESCEANSYMKVRIKFVERRERGWYDVILNSLNECKWPFKEGDVAVLSTPVPESEGEHEDGGRVAGTVRRYIPVDTRDPHGAILHFYVGDSYDSGSNDDNHILRKLKPKEIWHLTVLGSLATTQREYVALHAFGQLNPQMQNAILRPSPEQFPNYGEQTPTVPDCFTPSFVGHLHRSFNTPQLAAIHWAAMHTAAGTSSGAKRQDPWPFTLVQGPPGTGKTHTVWGMLNVIHLVQYQQYYTSLLKKLAPESYKQANESSSDNIVSGSIDEVLQNMDQNLFRTLPKLCAKPRMLVCAPSNAATDELLSRVLDRGFIDGEMRVYRPDVARVGVDTQTRAAQAVSVERRSDQLLAKSRDEILGHMHNLRLREAQLSQEIAGLKRELTAAAFTNRSQGSVGVDPDVLMVRDQTRDALLQRLSAVVEARDKDLVEMSRLLIVEGKFRAGNSFSLEEARASLEASFANEAEIVFTTVSSSGRKLFSRLTHGFDMVVIDEAAQASEVGVLPPLALGAARCVLVGDPQQLPATVISKAAGTLMYSRSLFERFQLAGCPTLLLTLQYRMHPQIRDFPSRYFYQGRLTDSESVTTAPDEIYYKDSVLKPYLFFNISHGRESHRGGSVSYENIDEARFCVGLYMHLQRTLKSLGGGKVSVGVITPYKLQLKCLKMEFGNALGPDEVKEIYINTVDAFQGQERDVIIMSCVRASGHGVGFVADIRRMNVALTRARRALWVMGNASALMKSEDWAALITDARERNCFMEMESLPKDFPVPSFIPKAPNARGFRPGGSRIRPIDMQHSETRSGTPSEDDEKLSTRTTTFPRNGNFRRENSVVDDSDQSWQHGMIQRRQNFGRPFGRRD from the exons ATGGCTTCAGAAGGAAAATTGTTATTTGATCTTAATGAACTTCCTacagaagatgatgatgatggtggtggtggtgtgaATCAGCCTCAGAAGGCTATCCCATCTGCAAACCCCAATACTTCTGGCTTGCTGGCAACACCCTCCCCCCAAGATAAAGCTAACAGCAGCCGAGTGTTCTTGCCTGCATCAACGGCGTCTGGCTTTCAGCCTTTTGTCCGACCCGTGGCTTCTCAACATACAGATGTAGTGGTTGAACGGAAGACATACGAAGCAAATGTTGCAGCATCATCAGTTGATGCTGGAGCACCTGAGAGAGAAGAAggggaattgacggagtctgaGGTTCCCGCCAGTGAGAATGTACATGGTATGGCGATGCCGGAAACTGGTGACTCTTCTGATGATTCTAAAGCTACAGAGAAAGGTTGTGGCACAGTAGGATTAGATGTTACCTCAGACTCTGGTCTTCAGAAGAGGAACGTCAACCTGACTTCAGAAGGTAGTGCATCTGTAGATGGTCCGCAAGAGCAGGGTTTAACTGTGAAGCAGAGAGAGTTGAAAGGAGTTGAAGCAAGTCATGCAGTCAAGTGCGCAAATACCACTGTCAAAAGAAAGTGGGATCAACAGAAAGAGACCATGTTGGGAAAGAAACGCAACAGGCAGACTGTGTTTCTCAACCTGGAAGATGTCAAGCAAGCTGGCCCTATTAAAACCACAACACCTAGAAGACAGAATTTCCCACAGCCTGTTGTCACACGCACAGTTAGAGAATCTCGCGCAGGTCCTCCACATGCTGAGCAAGGAACGTTGGAACAGAGGTCAGAATCTAATGGGGAATCACAACCCGGATTGGTTGGTAAAACTAGGCGGTTGAACGGGGATGCAGGCCCTTCTTCGGAGGGGACAACGACATCTGTGTCAAGGCAGGGTTCATGGAAGCAACCAATAAATTCACGGCAGTTGAAGCCTGGTCAGTCGTCAAGTAGACAAGTCTCCTTGGGCAGTCAAAGTTCTGTAGACTCAAAGTTCGGAAACAAGAAGCTTTCTACGTTCAAGAAGCCAGTCACAAATAGTAATCAATACCAAGATACATCTGTGGAGCGTCTTATACGAGAGGTGACCAACGAAAAGTTCTGGCATCATCCAG AGGATACTGAGCTCCAGTGTGTTCCTGAGCGGTTTGAATCCATGGATGAGTATGTTAGAGTGTTTGAACCTTTACTTTTTGAGGAGTGCCGGGCACAACTTTACAGTTCATGGGAAGAATCATGCGAGGCTAATTCATACATGAAGGTCAGAATAAAGTTCGTGGAACGAAGAGAGCGAG GTTGGTATGATGTGATACTTAATTCACTAAATGAATGTAAATGGCCTTTCAAAGAGGGTGACGTTGCTGTTCTGTCAACTCCTGTGCCTGAATCAG AAGGGGAGCATGAGGATGGTGGACGTGTAGCTGGTACAGTTAGGAGATATATACCTGTTGATACTCGAGATCCCCATGGAGCAATTCTCCATTTCTATGTTGGAGACTCTTATGACTCTGGAAG CAATGATGATAATCATATTTTACGGAAGCTTAAACCTAAGGAGATCTGGCATCTGACAGTACTTGGTTCGCTTGCAACCACACAGAGGGAATATGTTGCTTTGCATGCATTTGGTCAGCTTAACCCACAG atgcaaaatGCAATTCTCAGACCCAGCCCAGAGCAGTTTCCTAATTACGGTGAGCAAACTCCTACAGTACCCGATTGTTTTACTCCGAGCTTTGTTGGGCATTTGCATAGAAGCTTTAATACTCCACAGTTGGCTGCAATCCATTGGGCGGCAATGCACACTGCAGCTGGTACCAGCAGTGGGGCTAAGAGGCAAGATCCATGGCCATTTACTCTTGTCCAAGGCCCTCCCGGAACAGGCAAGACACACACAGTGTGGGGAATGTTGAATGTCATCCATTTGGTTCAGTATCAGCAGTATTACACTTCGTTGCTGAAGAAATTAGCTCCTGAAAGTTACAAACAAGCTAATGAGAGCAGTTCAGATAATATTGTGTCAGGGTCTATTGACGAAGTCCTACAAAACATGGATCAGAACCTATTCCGTACTCTGCCAAAACTGTGCGCGAAACCAAGGATGCTCGTGTGTGCTCCTTCAAATGCTGCGACCGATGAACTTCTCTCACGTGTCCTTGATCGGGGTTTTATTGATGGGGAAATGAGGGTTTATCGACCTGATGTTGCTCGAGTAGGTGTTGATACTCAAACTAGAGCTGCTCAAGCAGTCTCTGTGGAGCGAAGAAGTGATCAGCTATTAGCTAAGTCCCGTGATGAAATTCTAGGACACATGCACAACCTCAGGTTACGAGAAGCTCAGCTCTCTCAAGAAATTGCTGGACTTAAAAGGGAACTTACTGCTGCAGCCTTTACTAATCGTTCGCAGGGATCCGTTGGTGTTGACCCTGATGTTCTTATGGTTAGAGACCAGACCAGAGATGCATTGTTACAGCGCCTTTCTGCTGTGGTGGAAGCCAGAGATAAAGATCTTGTTGAAATGTCTCGCCTTCTAATTGTTGAAGGGAAGTTTCGCGCAGGTAACAGTTTTAGCCTTGAAGAAGCTCGCGCAAGTCTTGAGGCTAGTTTCGCGAACGAGGCTGAAATTGTTTTTACAACCGTATCAAGCAGTGGTCGTAAACTGTTTTCTCGTCTTACACATGGCTTCGATATGGTGGTCATCGACGAAGCTGCCCAAGCTAGTGAAGTTGGAGTTCTTCCTCCACTTGCTCTTGGTGCTGCAAGATGTGTGCTTGTCGGTGATCCTCAGCAGCTTCCTGCTACAGTTATCAGCAAAGCTGCAGGAACCCTGATGTACAGCAGAAGTCTCTTTGAAAGGTTTCAGTTAGCAGGCTGTCCAACTTTGTTGTTAACTCTTCAGTATAGGATGCATCCTCAAATACGTGATTTCCCTTCACGATATTTCTACCAAGGACGCCTCACTGACAGCGAAAGTGTTACCACTGCTCCTGATGAGATTTACTACAAAGATTCTGTCCTCAAGCCTTATCTTTTCTTTAATATCAGCCATGGACGGGAGTCTCATAGAGGTGGCTCAGTGTCTTACGAGAACATTGATGAAGCTCGCTTTTGTGTTGGACTTTACATGCATCTTCAGAGAACTCTCAAGTCATTGGGTGGGGGTAAAGTCTCTGTTGGGGTGATAACTCCATATAAACTGCAGCTAAAATGCCTGAAAATGGAATTTGGAAATGCTTTGGGACCAGATGAAGTGAAAGAGATTTATATCAACACTGTAGACGCGTTTCAAGGTCAAGAACGTGATGTTATAATCATGTCATGTGTGCGTGCTTCCGGTCACGGGGTTGGGTTTGTTGCTGATATTAGGCGGATGAATGTTGCTCTCACACGTGCCAGAAGAGCTCTATGG GTGATGGGAAACGCATCTGCTCTGATGAAGTCTGAGGATTGGGCAGCACTGATCACCGACGCCAGAGAAAGGAACTGTTTTATGGAGATGGAATCTCTTCCCAAGGATTTCCCGGTACCTAGCTTCATCCCTAAAGCGCCTAATGCTAGAGGTTTTAGGCCAGGTGGGTCAAGGATCAGACCCATCGATATGCAGCACAGTGAGACAAGGTCAGGGACACCATCGGAAGACGACGAGAAGCTTAGCACGAGGACAACGACGTTTCCAAGAAATGGTAATTTTCGAAGGGAGAACTCAGTAGTTGATGATTCTGATCAGTCTTGgcaacatgggatgatccagaGGAGGCAAAATTTTGGACGGCCTTTTGGGAGAAGAGACTAA
- the LOC108853919 gene encoding LOW QUALITY PROTEIN: cadmium/zinc-transporting ATPase HMA2 (The sequence of the model RefSeq protein was modified relative to this genomic sequence to represent the inferred CDS: inserted 2 bases in 2 codons; deleted 3 bases in 3 codons), translating into MTSKNHKKMTKSYFDVLGICCTSEVPLIESILKSLDGIKEYSVIVPSRTVIVVHDSLIISQLHIVKALNQARLEANVRVTGETNFKNKWPSPFAVVSGVLLLLSLFKYLYSPFRWFAVAAVAAGIYPILAKSLASIARSRIDINVLVILSQTVGATLGMQDYTEAAAVVFLFTIAEWLQSRASYKASAVMQSLMSLAPQKAVIAETGEEVEVDELRINTVIAVKAGETIPIDGAVVDGNCEVDEKTLTGEAFPVPKLRDSTVWAGTINLNGYITVKTTSLAEDCVVAKMAKLVEEAQNSKTETQRFIDQCSKYYTPGIIIVSLCFVVIPFALKVHNMKHWLHLALVVLVSACPCGLILSTPVATFCALTKAATLGLLIKGADYLETLAKIKTVAFDKTGTITRGEFIVTDFKSLSRDISLHSLLYWVSSVECKSSHPMAATLVDYAKSVSVEPKPEAVEEYQNFPGEGIYGXIDGKEIYIXNKRIASRAGCSSVPDTDVDTKGGKTVGYVYVGETLAGSFNLSDACRSGVAQAMKELKSLRIKTAMLTGDNQAAAMHAQEQLGNAIDIIHAELLPEGKSEIIKEFKREGPTAMVGDGLNDAPALATADIGISMGVSGSALATETGNIVLMSNDIRRIPQVIRLARRAKRKVVENVVLSITMKGAILGLAFAGYPLIWAAVLADVGTCLLVILNSTMLLRDKQKGGNKCYRSSFSSSSPCVLNAEKHEGDDASAGNMEAGLLPPKKSDKHCKSSCCGNKNQEKVVKPHHGHPGCCDKKQKDDVKIVRKSCESGCCGSGNKTQKPDQDEVKHSCHNMPGVSSEEIRLDVGDGDGDCKSVCFGTGTIQQEGCSNLVNLDGEVRVSVKGCCSSPADHVVASLKVKSNGHCESSKEDKEETCSEVKINCGSREKSHSHHHHHHA; encoded by the exons CAAGGAATATTCCGTCATAGTGCCGTCAAGAACCGTCATCGTCGTCCATGACAGCCTCATCATCTCCCAGCTCCACATTG TTAAGGCCCTTAACCAAGCAAGGCTAGAAGCAAATGTGAGGGTGACCGGAGAAAccaactttaaaaataaatggcCAAGTCCCTTCGCGGTTGTTTCCGGCGTTCTCCTCCTCCTTTCACTCTTCAAGTATCTTTACTCTCCCTTCCGTTGGTTCGCCGTCGCAGCCGTTGCCGCCGGAATATATCCAATACTAGCCAAATCTTTAGCATCCATTGCAAGGTCTAGAATCGATATCAACGTTCTTGTTAT ATTGTCACAAACAGTGGGAGCAACACTTGGTATGCAAGACTACACAGAAGCTGCAGCAGTTGTATTCTTGTTCACAATCGCTGAATGGCTCCAATCTAGGGCTAGCTATAAG GCAAGCGCGGTTATGCAGTCGCTGATGAGTTTAGCTCCGCAGAAGGCAGTGATTGCAGAGACCGGAGAAGAAGTTGAGGTGGATGAGCTCAGGATCAACACTGTTATAGCAGTCAAAGCTGGTGAAACCATACCTATTGATGGAGCTGTTGTGGATGGTAACTGTGAGGTCGATGAGAAAACGTTGACCGGTGAAGCATTCCCTGTGCCTAAACTGAGAGATTCAACGGTTTGGGCTGGAACCATCAATCTTAATGGTTATATAACCGTGAAGACAACTTCTCTAGCTGAGGATTGTGTGGTTGCAAAGATGGCAAAGCTAGTGGAGGAAGCTCAGAACAGCAAAACCGAAACTCAGAGGTTTATAGACCAATGTTCTAAGTACTATACTCCAG GGATCATCATAGTGTCACTCTGTTTTGTGGTTATCCCATTCGCATTGAAGGTTCACAACATGAAACATTGGCTTCACTTAGCACTAGTTGTGCTAGTAAGCGCTTGTCCTTGTGGGCTTATTCTCTCAACACCTGTAGCCACTTTCTGTGCGCTCACTAAAGCAGCCACATTAGGACTTCTTATTAAAGGAGCTGATTATCTTGAGACCTTAGCCAAGATTAAGACCGTTGCTTTTGACAAAACCGGGACCATCACTAGAGGAGAGTTCATCGTCACCGATTTCAAGTCACTTTCCAGAGATATAAGCCTGCACAGCTTGCTTTACTG GGTATCAAGCGTGGAGTGCAAGTCAAGCCACCCAATGGCTGCTACACTTGTGGACTATGCAAAATCTGTTTCTGTTGAACCTAAGCCTGAAGCGGTTGAGGAGTATCAGAACTTTCCAGGAGAAGGTATCTATG AGATTGATGGCAAAGAAATCTATA GGAACAAAAGAATCGCCTCCAGAGCTGGATGTTCATCAG TTCCAGATACTGATGTTGAT ACTAAAGGAGGAAAGACTGTTGGATATGTCTACGTTGGAGAAACACTTGCTGGTAGCTTCAATCTCTCAGATGCTTGCAGATCTGGTGTAGCTCAAGCTATGAAAGAACTGAAATCTTTGCGGATTAAGACTGCAATGCTTACTGGAGATAATCAAGCCGCAGCTATGCATGCTCAAGAACAG CTAGGGAATGCTATAGATATCATTCATGCAGAGCTTCTTCCAGAAGGAAAATCTGAAATCatcaaagagtttaagagaGAAGGTCCAACGGCTATGGTGGGAGACGGTTTGAACGATGCCCCAGCTTTGGCCACAGCAGATATTGGTATCTCGATGGGTGTTTCAGGGTCAGCACTTGCAACAGAGACTGGT AATATAGTCTTGATGTCTAATGACATCAGGAGGATACCACAAGTGATAAGGCTTGCACGCAGAGCTAAAAGGAAAGTGGTGGAGAACGTGGTCTTGTCCATCACTATGAAAGGAGCGATTCTTGGTTTGGCTTTTGCTGGTTACCCGTTGATTTGGGCGGCTGTGCTTGCAGATGTGGGGACTTGTCTTCTCGTGATTCTTAATAGCACGATGTTGCTTAGGGATAAACAAAAGGGTGGAAACAAATGTTATAggtcttctttc tcttcttcttctccttgcgTCTTAAACGCGGAGAAACATGAAGGTGATGATGCTAGTGCTGGGAACATGGAAGCAGGGTTATTACCACCAAAGAAGAGTGATAAGCATTGCAAGTCGAGCTGTTGTGGAAATAAGAATCAAGAGAAAGTGGTGAAGCCGCACCATGGTCACCCTGGTTGTTGCGACAAGAAACAGAAAGACGATGTAAAGATTGTGAGGAAGAGCTGTGAGTCAGGGTGTTGTGGTAGTGGTAACAAGACTCAGAAACCAGACCAAGACGAGGTGAAACATAGCTGTCATAACATGCCTGGTGTCTCATCGGAGGAGATAAGACTTGACGTTGGCGATGGTGATGGTGATTGCAAGTCCGTTTGTTTTGGAACTGGCACAATACAACAAGAAGGTTGTTCAAACTTGGTCAATCTAGATGGAGAAGTAAGAGTCTCGGTCAAAGGTTGTTGCTCAAGCCCTGCTGATCATGTGGTAGCTAGCTTGAAAGTGAAGAGCAATGGGCACTGTGAAAGTTCCAAGGAAGATAAAGAAGAGACCTGTTCTGAGGTGAAAATAAACTGTGGCAGCAGAGAGAAGAGCCACAGtcaccatcaccaccaccatgCTTGA